The following proteins come from a genomic window of Mustela nigripes isolate SB6536 unplaced genomic scaffold, MUSNIG.SB6536 HiC_scaffold_76, whole genome shotgun sequence:
- the LOC132008265 gene encoding uncharacterized protein C11orf96 homolog gives MEHIGHRARLTRPVRFPSRRRGRETGWCGRGAGLSGPGTFTRLLALHVALRVTPQLEDPRTDSGSPESADPSPPPPIPRVSGHPAPPCAPGASDAPGTPRAGPAFRSRVGWGRAGGAGERAVTFPERRGDVRRKGAGRARFKWHSLSSELAAVWAGAGYISGGPGRRGADGDCRGGERPGAQPSSARRAPRPPTGSPARPPKKTPTRAREGRRHPAADLDPPPGEPQAAASRGAPAQRPPPESPGAPPPGPEDAGSAMAAAKPGELMGICSSYQAVMPHFVCLADEFPQPVRPAKLSKGKGRLRRPRQSRFKTQPVTFDEIQEVEEEGVSPMEEEKAKKSFLQSLECLRRSTQSLSLQREQLSSCKLRNSLDSSDSDSAL, from the exons ATGGAGCACATAGGGCATCGCGCGCGCCTGACTCGGCCGGTGCGGTTCCCGTCCCGTCGGAGGGGCAGGGAGACGGGGTGGTGCGGGCGAGGAGCAGGGCTTTCTGGGCCAGGCACATTCACCCGGCTCCTGGCGCTGCACGTAGCACTGAGAGTTACCCCG CAACTTGAGGATCCCAGGACGGACAGCGGCAGCCCAGAGTCCGCCGATccgagccccccgccccccatcccccgGGTCTCCGGCCACCCCGCCCCGCCGTGTGCTCCCGGGGCCTCGGATGCTCCCGGAACCCCGCGGGCGGGGCCTGCCTTCCGGAGCCGGGTTGGctgggggcgggcgggcggcgctgGGGAAAGGGCCGTTACTTTCCCAGAGCGGCGGGGCGACGTCAGGCGGAAGGGCGCGGGGCGCGCACGCTTTAAATGGCATTCGCTGTCATCCGAGCTCGCGGCCGTGTGGGCAGGAGCGGGCTATATAAGCGGCGGGCCGGGCCGCCGCGGGGCAGACGGTGACTGCCGCGGCGGCGAGCGCCCGGGAGCGCAGCCCAGCAGCGCGCGCCGAGCCCCGCGCCCCCCGACGGGCTCTCCCGCCCGCCCTCCCAAGAAAACGCCGACCCGGGCCCGCGAGGGCCGCCGCCACCCCGCAGCAGATTTGGATCCCCCGCCCGGCGAGCCCCAGGCTGCTGCCTCCCGGGGGGCCCCGGCGCAGCGGCCGCCCCCCGAGAGCCCCGGCGCCCCGCCGCCCGGCCCCGAAGACGCCGGCAGCGCCATGGCGGCCGCCAAGCCCGGCGAGCTGATGGGCATCTGCTCCAGCTACCAGGCGGTGATGCCGCACTTCGTGTGCCTGGCCGACGAGTTCCCGCAGCCCGTGCGGCCCGCCAAGCTGTCCAAGGGCAAGGGCCGGCTGCGGCGGCCGCGCCAGTCCCGCTTCAAGACGCAGCCGGTGACCTTCGACGAGAtccaggaggtggaggaggaaggggtgtcccccatggaggaggagaaggccaAGAAGTCGTTCCTGCAGAGCCTGGAGTGCCTGCGCCGCAGCACGCAGAGCCTGTCGCTGCAGAGGGAGCAGCTCAGCAGCTGCAAACTGAGGAACAGCCTGGACTCGAGCGACTCCGACTCGGCCCTGTGA